In Streptomyces violaceusniger Tu 4113, one DNA window encodes the following:
- a CDS encoding cyclase family protein, which produces MRLIDLSVPVATGMPVYPGDPRVAIAPALSAAADGVNVLHLDMGSQSGTHVDAPFHIDDTLPTLDELPLERFWGRAVVVDARGAEPRTPLGPSLFEGCLSEGRPRAGDIVLVATGWSRHWGGDDYLAHPYLTREAAELLVAAGIRTVGIDALSVDPTPADDFPAHRILCGAHAVIAENLTGLDPLLDAQTAGEPIEVSLLPLRLPAADGAPVRAVARVG; this is translated from the coding sequence GTGCGCCTGATCGACCTGTCCGTACCCGTAGCCACGGGAATGCCGGTCTACCCCGGCGATCCGCGGGTGGCCATCGCCCCGGCGCTGAGCGCCGCCGCCGACGGGGTGAACGTGCTGCACCTGGACATGGGGTCGCAGTCCGGCACCCATGTCGACGCGCCGTTCCACATCGACGACACGCTGCCCACCCTGGATGAGCTGCCGCTGGAGCGCTTCTGGGGCCGGGCCGTGGTGGTGGACGCCCGTGGCGCGGAGCCCCGGACTCCGCTCGGACCGTCCCTGTTCGAGGGGTGCCTGTCCGAGGGCCGCCCGCGGGCCGGAGACATCGTGCTCGTGGCCACCGGCTGGTCGCGGCACTGGGGCGGCGACGACTACCTCGCCCATCCGTATCTGACCCGGGAGGCCGCCGAACTCCTGGTGGCCGCCGGGATCCGCACCGTCGGCATCGACGCGCTGAGCGTCGACCCCACCCCCGCCGACGACTTTCCCGCCCACCGGATCCTGTGCGGCGCCCACGCCGTCATCGCCGAGAACCTCACCGGTCTCGACCCCCTGCTCGACGCGCAGACGGCGGGAGAACCCATCGAGGTCTCCCTGCTGCCGCTGCGGCTCCCCGCGGCCGACGGCGCCCCCGTGCGGGCCGTGGCCCGCGTCGGCTGA
- a CDS encoding SGNH/GDSL hydrolase family protein — protein sequence MTRTRHPLAALIPLLVFLAVFAVLVPLGAGTARAESNGGMKVMPLGDSITDGFNVPGGYRVGLWQKFTAGRYKVDLVGSLFNGPSGLGDHDHEGHSGWTIQQVDDNVVNWLRAQNPHTILLHIGTNDIYGSDPAGAPARLSRLIDHVTAQTPNAELFVATITPLGFLDSTVRAYNAAIPGIVQSKVNAGKRVHLVDMYRALTPADLADGVHPNAGGYDKMADVWWRALLSVPGSIGTPSSATPSSATPSSATAGSTAYGYGSAARAAWAA from the coding sequence ATGACACGCACCAGACATCCGCTCGCCGCCCTGATCCCGTTACTCGTGTTCCTCGCCGTCTTCGCCGTCCTCGTCCCGCTCGGCGCCGGTACGGCCCGCGCCGAGTCCAACGGCGGGATGAAGGTCATGCCGCTGGGCGACTCGATCACCGACGGGTTCAACGTTCCGGGCGGCTACCGCGTCGGCCTGTGGCAGAAATTCACGGCGGGCCGCTACAAGGTCGATCTCGTCGGCTCGCTCTTCAACGGCCCGTCGGGTCTGGGCGATCACGACCATGAGGGGCACTCGGGCTGGACGATCCAGCAGGTCGACGACAACGTCGTCAACTGGCTGCGCGCCCAGAACCCGCACACCATCCTGCTGCACATCGGCACCAACGACATCTACGGCAGCGACCCTGCCGGGGCGCCCGCCCGACTGTCCCGCCTGATCGACCACGTCACCGCCCAGACGCCGAACGCGGAACTCTTCGTCGCCACCATCACCCCGCTGGGCTTCCTGGACTCGACCGTGCGGGCCTACAACGCGGCGATCCCGGGCATCGTGCAGAGCAAGGTCAACGCGGGCAAGCGCGTCCATCTGGTTGACATGTATAGGGCATTGACGCCCGCGGATCTGGCCGACGGGGTGCACCCGAACGCCGGTGGCTACGACAAGATGGCCGACGTCTGGTGGAGGGCACTGCTGTCGGTGCCGGGCAGCATCGGCACCCCCTCGTCCGCCACCCCCTCGTCCGCCACCCCCTCGTCCGCCACCGCCGGTTCCACGGCGTATGGCTACGGGTCGGCCGCACGGGCGGCATGGGCCGCATGA
- a CDS encoding gamma-aminobutyraldehyde dehydrogenase: protein MSELLVLPNHIDGAYTDAADGRRLEVTDPVTGEVYASSPRSGAADVDAAMAAAAAAFPVWRDATPSTRQRLLLRIADAVEARAEEIADAECRNTGKPRALTLTEEIAPIVDQIRFFAGAARLLEGRSAGEYMEGLTSIIRREPIGVCAQVAPWNYPLMMGVWKFAPALAAGNTVVLKPSDTTPASTVLLAGIIGDILKEMGLPAGIFNVVCGDRETGRLMVEHPTPAMAAITGSVRAGMQVAASASKDIKRVHLELGGKAPAVVFEDADIAEAVEGISLAGFFNAGQDCTAATRVLVHESVHDAFVSALAKAAAATRTGGGIDDEEVLYGPLNNAGQLAQVSGFIERLPAHATVETGGHRVGDKGFFYAPTVVSGLRQDDEIIQNEVFGPVITVQPFRDEAQAVAYANGVEYALASSVWTKDHARAMRMSKALDFGCVWINTHMILAAEMPHGGYKKSGYGKDLSAYGFEDYTRVKHVMTAL, encoded by the coding sequence ATGAGCGAGCTTCTCGTCCTGCCCAACCACATCGACGGCGCGTACACCGACGCGGCCGACGGCCGCCGCCTGGAGGTCACCGACCCCGTCACGGGCGAGGTGTACGCGTCCTCGCCCCGGTCGGGCGCCGCCGACGTGGACGCCGCGATGGCCGCCGCCGCGGCGGCCTTCCCCGTCTGGCGCGACGCCACCCCGTCCACCCGGCAGAGGCTGCTGCTGAGGATCGCGGACGCGGTCGAGGCCCGGGCGGAGGAGATCGCGGACGCGGAGTGCCGCAACACCGGTAAGCCGCGCGCCCTCACCCTCACCGAGGAGATCGCCCCGATCGTCGACCAGATCCGGTTCTTCGCCGGTGCCGCACGGCTGCTGGAGGGCCGCTCGGCCGGTGAGTACATGGAGGGCCTGACCTCGATCATCCGGCGCGAGCCGATCGGGGTGTGCGCGCAGGTCGCGCCGTGGAACTACCCGCTGATGATGGGCGTGTGGAAGTTCGCCCCGGCCCTCGCCGCGGGCAACACCGTCGTTCTCAAGCCGTCGGACACCACCCCCGCCTCCACCGTGCTGCTCGCGGGCATCATCGGCGACATCCTCAAGGAGATGGGCCTTCCGGCCGGCATCTTCAACGTGGTGTGCGGCGACCGCGAGACCGGCCGGCTGATGGTCGAGCACCCCACCCCGGCGATGGCGGCCATCACCGGCTCGGTGCGCGCGGGCATGCAGGTCGCCGCGTCGGCCTCGAAGGACATCAAGCGGGTCCATCTCGAACTGGGCGGCAAGGCCCCGGCGGTGGTCTTCGAGGACGCCGATATCGCGGAGGCCGTGGAGGGCATCTCCCTCGCCGGATTCTTCAACGCCGGACAGGACTGCACCGCGGCCACCCGGGTCCTGGTCCACGAGTCGGTCCATGACGCCTTCGTGAGCGCGCTGGCCAAGGCCGCCGCCGCGACCAGGACGGGCGGTGGCATCGACGACGAGGAGGTGCTGTACGGGCCGTTGAACAACGCGGGCCAACTCGCCCAGGTCTCCGGCTTCATCGAGCGGCTCCCCGCACACGCCACCGTTGAGACGGGCGGCCACCGGGTCGGCGACAAGGGCTTCTTCTACGCGCCCACCGTGGTCTCCGGGCTCAGGCAGGACGACGAGATCATCCAGAACGAGGTCTTCGGCCCGGTCATCACCGTCCAGCCGTTCCGCGACGAGGCCCAGGCCGTCGCGTACGCCAACGGCGTGGAGTACGCCCTCGCCTCGTCGGTGTGGACCAAGGACCACGCCCGCGCGATGCGGATGTCCAAGGCCCTGGACTTCGGCTGCGTATGGATCAACACCCATATGATCCTCGCCGCCGAGATGCCGCACGGCGGCTACAAGAAGTCCGGCTACGGCAAGGACCTCTCCGCCTACGGCTTCGAGGACTACACCCGCGTCAAGCACGTCATGACGGCCCTCTGA
- a CDS encoding class I SAM-dependent methyltransferase has product MDRNIRTVDDVMRLLDGLFAPEADRWTADGASWWDGFYADRSKPVPFFVAKPDEHLVSYLDRGLVTPGRALDLGCGPGRNGLHLASRGFTVDAVDLSPTAISWATERAREAGAEIRFHCGDAFALTAGELAGPYDLICDSGCFHHLPPHRRVSYLALLERALAPGGHLALSCFAAGAMGSELPDAAFYRQSALHGGLAYTPESLRWIFSELTEIELRRMHDEPSDSPLFGEPFLWAALFRRATEAGSAV; this is encoded by the coding sequence GTGGACCGGAACATCCGCACGGTGGACGACGTCATGAGACTCCTGGACGGCCTCTTCGCACCGGAGGCCGACCGCTGGACGGCCGACGGTGCCTCGTGGTGGGACGGTTTCTACGCGGACCGCTCCAAGCCCGTGCCGTTCTTCGTGGCGAAGCCCGACGAGCATCTGGTGTCGTATCTCGACCGTGGCCTGGTCACCCCGGGCCGGGCGCTCGACCTGGGGTGCGGCCCCGGCCGCAACGGCCTCCACCTCGCCTCCCGGGGCTTCACGGTGGACGCCGTCGACCTCTCGCCCACGGCCATCTCCTGGGCCACGGAACGCGCCCGTGAGGCCGGAGCCGAGATCCGGTTCCACTGCGGCGACGCCTTCGCGCTCACCGCGGGTGAGCTTGCCGGGCCGTATGACCTGATCTGCGATTCAGGCTGTTTCCACCATCTGCCACCGCATCGCCGGGTCAGTTACCTCGCTCTCCTCGAGCGGGCCCTGGCCCCCGGTGGCCATCTCGCCCTCAGTTGCTTCGCGGCGGGCGCGATGGGCTCCGAACTCCCCGACGCGGCCTTCTACCGCCAGTCCGCTCTCCACGGTGGCCTCGCCTACACACCCGAGTCCCTGCGCTGGATCTTCTCCGAGCTGACCGAGATCGAGCTGCGCCGCATGCACGACGAGCCATCCGACTCCCCGCTCTTCGGGGAGCCGTTTTTATGGGCAGCCCTCTTCCGCCGCGCCACGGAGGCTGGGAGCGCGGTCTGA
- a CDS encoding aldo/keto reductase, giving the protein MMTTTPDTVPLPSGEWMPLLGQGTWHIGDDPRRRADEIAALRHGLDLGMTLVDTAEMYGSGASEELVGEAIADRRDEVFLVSKVLPGHADRSGTITACEDSLRRLGTDRLDLYLLHWRGRIPLEETLEAFAELTDSGKIRHWGVSNFDVSDMTDLVSTPGGDGVAVDQVLYNLTRRGVEYDLMPWCHRRDIPLMAYSPIEQGRLPRSGALREVARAHGATPAQVALAWVLRQGVAAIPKAGRVDHVEENRAALDLELTPEDLDALDRAFPPPTGPVPLEVL; this is encoded by the coding sequence ATGATGACCACCACACCGGACACCGTCCCACTGCCCTCGGGGGAGTGGATGCCGCTGCTCGGCCAGGGCACCTGGCACATCGGTGACGACCCCCGGCGCCGCGCCGACGAGATCGCGGCGCTGCGGCATGGTCTCGACCTCGGGATGACGCTCGTGGACACGGCCGAGATGTACGGCAGCGGCGCTTCCGAGGAACTCGTCGGAGAGGCGATCGCCGACCGCCGTGACGAGGTCTTCCTGGTCAGCAAGGTGCTCCCCGGCCACGCCGACCGCAGTGGCACCATTACGGCCTGTGAGGACAGCCTGCGGCGGCTCGGCACGGACCGGCTGGATCTGTACCTGCTGCACTGGCGGGGGCGGATCCCGCTGGAGGAGACCCTCGAAGCCTTCGCCGAACTGACCGACAGCGGCAAGATCCGCCACTGGGGTGTGAGCAACTTCGACGTCTCCGATATGACGGACCTCGTCTCCACCCCCGGTGGCGACGGTGTCGCCGTCGATCAGGTGCTCTACAACCTGACCAGGCGCGGTGTCGAGTACGACCTCATGCCCTGGTGCCACCGGCGCGACATCCCCCTGATGGCCTATTCGCCCATTGAGCAGGGACGTCTGCCGCGCTCCGGTGCGCTGCGGGAGGTCGCACGGGCCCATGGCGCGACGCCCGCGCAGGTGGCGCTGGCGTGGGTGCTCAGGCAGGGGGTGGCGGCGATCCCCAAGGCCGGGCGGGTCGACCACGTCGAGGAGAACCGCGCCGCGCTGGATCTCGAGCTCACCCCGGAGGACCTGGACGCGCTGGACCGCGCCTTCCCTCCGCCCACGGGGCCCGTGCCACTCGAGGTCCTTTGA
- a CDS encoding GNAT family N-acetyltransferase, producing MSEMTLRRAHVSDHGTIVQCVRSWWGDSRTPEQARELSRLVPRLFLQFFSGTSLVLEDEDGIKAFLVGFHAADNDDEAYIHFVGVDPQLRGQGVGGRLYTAFFQRAAEAGRREVRAITSPANTGSVAFHRAMGFTVEPGDQEVGGVPVHSDYDGPGQHRVCFHRRIALQP from the coding sequence ATGAGCGAGATGACACTGCGCCGGGCCCATGTCTCCGACCACGGGACCATCGTCCAGTGCGTGCGGAGCTGGTGGGGCGACTCACGCACCCCCGAGCAGGCGCGCGAGCTGTCGCGGCTGGTGCCCAGGCTGTTTCTGCAGTTCTTCTCCGGCACCAGCCTGGTGCTGGAGGACGAGGACGGGATCAAGGCGTTCCTCGTGGGCTTCCACGCCGCGGACAACGACGACGAGGCGTACATCCACTTCGTCGGGGTCGACCCCCAACTGCGCGGGCAGGGCGTGGGCGGCAGGCTCTACACGGCCTTCTTCCAGCGCGCCGCCGAGGCGGGCCGCCGGGAGGTGCGCGCCATCACCTCGCCCGCGAACACCGGATCCGTGGCCTTCCACCGAGCCATGGGGTTCACCGTCGAACCGGGCGATCAGGAGGTCGGTGGCGTTCCCGTGCACAGCGACTACGACGGCCCCGGGCAGCACCGGGTCTGCTTCCACCGGCGGATCGCCCTTCAGCCGTAG
- a CDS encoding RICIN domain-containing protein encodes MTDQHGTEPDATAGERPYAQLSDAELTERIHSGAPTALPATQQLRERHLPAVLSYARLCARTRTDADQLADLSFGLAAQETCHGIDPWGPWRHHLLLLVQRVAATWAEGNRAERLDPTFAEWLGRSGITADREAGQRRPRERSAMLDGFLSLSARTRDVLWYSVVDEDPDTAVATFAGLAPHTVPTLRETARGALREAWLRTHLERGGEQTCQGFRGLIEAAVRPDNPRRCDDLDRHLSTCPSCAGVYTDLIRMDEDPRTVIADGLLGWGGAAYVTAGPVNGLPSVGSATPSYAEPRQPDPPLVPAPPPPYPPAETAEGATVAGVAGVTGVAGGAGIVPDVPNVPDVPDVPDDGGSAGRWRRPAWTGSRPPAMTALIAVAAVAAVAATVAVLVSGGDDMTPAGRTNTPPPASATATPSAPSAQPTTDPPAPTKRPQRPPNPGGMTEPPTTAPATPPPSSAPPPAAPIPSDTYTAVINADSGLCLDIRDQRLEKRTDAVLAQCAGTDTQRWRLDSEGLLHTEADPDFCLDSRGDTDRGVGIWPCSSAEGDNGENLRFVVDRQGLIRPHIAPDFAITPDDDDPDSQVELRSADDRNDQRWTAGHADASADVSVSGPAPAR; translated from the coding sequence GTGACCGACCAGCACGGAACCGAGCCCGATGCCACCGCCGGGGAGCGGCCGTACGCCCAACTGTCCGACGCGGAACTCACCGAGCGCATCCACTCCGGGGCGCCCACCGCCCTCCCGGCCACGCAGCAACTGCGGGAGCGCCACCTGCCGGCGGTGCTGTCCTACGCCCGGCTCTGCGCCAGGACCCGGACCGACGCCGACCAGCTCGCCGACCTGTCCTTCGGCCTCGCCGCGCAGGAGACCTGTCACGGTATCGACCCCTGGGGACCGTGGCGGCATCATCTGCTGCTGCTCGTCCAGCGGGTGGCCGCCACCTGGGCGGAGGGCAACCGGGCGGAGAGGCTGGACCCCACGTTCGCCGAGTGGCTCGGCCGCTCCGGTATCACCGCGGATCGCGAGGCCGGACAGCGGAGGCCGCGGGAGCGTTCGGCCATGCTGGATGGCTTCCTCAGCCTCTCGGCGCGCACCCGTGATGTCCTGTGGTACAGCGTGGTGGACGAGGATCCCGACACGGCGGTGGCCACCTTCGCGGGGCTGGCGCCGCACACTGTCCCCACGCTCCGGGAGACGGCACGGGGCGCTCTGCGCGAGGCGTGGCTGCGGACCCATCTGGAGCGTGGCGGCGAGCAGACCTGTCAGGGGTTCCGGGGCCTCATCGAGGCGGCGGTACGGCCGGACAACCCCCGGCGCTGCGACGACCTGGACCGCCATCTGTCCACCTGCCCGTCGTGTGCCGGGGTGTACACCGACCTGATACGGATGGACGAGGATCCCCGGACCGTGATCGCCGACGGGCTCCTGGGGTGGGGCGGGGCGGCCTATGTCACGGCGGGGCCGGTCAACGGTCTGCCCTCGGTCGGATCGGCGACACCGTCGTATGCGGAGCCGCGGCAGCCGGACCCGCCCTTGGTCCCCGCTCCCCCGCCGCCGTATCCCCCCGCCGAGACCGCGGAGGGCGCGACGGTCGCGGGCGTCGCCGGAGTCACGGGGGTCGCCGGGGGCGCCGGCATCGTGCCGGACGTGCCGAACGTGCCGGACGTGCCGGACGTGCCGGACGACGGTGGATCGGCGGGCCGGTGGCGCCGACCGGCCTGGACGGGCTCCCGGCCGCCCGCGATGACCGCGCTGATCGCGGTGGCGGCCGTGGCGGCGGTGGCCGCCACGGTCGCCGTGCTGGTGTCCGGCGGGGACGACATGACCCCGGCCGGTCGCACGAACACACCTCCGCCCGCGTCCGCCACCGCCACCCCTTCGGCCCCTTCGGCTCAGCCGACGACGGATCCGCCGGCTCCGACGAAGCGGCCACAGCGCCCGCCGAACCCCGGTGGCATGACCGAACCGCCCACGACCGCCCCCGCCACACCTCCCCCGAGCAGCGCCCCGCCGCCGGCCGCCCCGATTCCCAGCGACACCTACACGGCGGTGATCAACGCCGATTCCGGGCTCTGTCTGGACATCCGCGACCAGCGGCTGGAGAAGCGCACGGACGCCGTCCTGGCCCAGTGCGCCGGGACCGACACCCAGCGGTGGCGGCTGGACTCCGAGGGGCTGCTGCACACCGAGGCCGACCCCGACTTCTGCCTGGACTCGCGTGGGGACACCGACCGGGGTGTCGGCATCTGGCCGTGCTCCTCCGCCGAGGGCGACAACGGCGAGAACCTGCGGTTCGTGGTCGACCGCCAGGGGTTGATACGCCCTCATATCGCACCGGACTTCGCCATCACCCCGGACGACGACGACCCCGACAGCCAGGTCGAGCTGCGCTCGGCCGACGACCGGAACGACCAGCGGTGGACCGCCGGCCACGCCGACGCCTCGGCCGATGTGTCGGTGTCCGGGCCCGCCCCGGCGCGGTGA
- a CDS encoding YybH family protein: protein MNDEVLQAADAVVAAFGEGRLDDYFAAFAPDATFVFHTTSERLNSTAEYRALWGRWVAEDGFRVLTCASTDRLVQLLGDTAVFTHLVKTTVSTTAGEETTHERETIVFRRQTHGHWLAVHEHLSAAPGTIMETER, encoded by the coding sequence ATGAACGACGAGGTTCTGCAGGCCGCCGACGCCGTGGTGGCGGCGTTCGGCGAAGGCCGCCTCGACGACTACTTCGCGGCGTTCGCGCCCGATGCCACGTTCGTCTTCCACACCACCTCCGAACGGCTCAACTCCACCGCGGAGTACCGGGCGCTGTGGGGCCGCTGGGTCGCGGAGGACGGCTTCCGCGTCCTGACCTGCGCCTCCACCGACCGGCTGGTCCAACTCCTCGGCGACACAGCGGTGTTCACCCATCTGGTGAAGACCACGGTGAGCACCACGGCCGGTGAGGAGACCACCCACGAGCGCGAGACCATCGTCTTCCGCCGTCAGACCCACGGCCACTGGCTGGCCGTACACGAACATCTCTCCGCAGCACCCGGCACGATCATGGAGACGGAACGATGA